CGAGATGGCCTGCTCAGCCGTTGCGGGGATCGTCGGCCGGGTCGATGTAGTCCAGACCGAGCGGCCCGATCGCGGTCACCTGGGTGACGTAGGTGCCCGACTTCGCCCAGTGGAAGTGAGGAGTGCCGCCGGGCAACACGACGATTGCGCCCGGCGGGTAGACCTGCAGTTGCTGTTCGTCGATCTCGGCCCCGAGAGGGCTCCCCAGTCGACGTCCTCGACCAACACGGATCGAAACTGATCCTGGCCCGGCTCGTGGTTTCCCATCGTGGCGCTCCCGACGGCTGAGCGTGAGATGACCCGATGCGACGTGTGGCGGCGCGGGACTGGTGGAGGCTTCCGCGGCGCCCGCTACTCGGTAGTCGGCTCGTCTCGCTCGATCGAGGCATCCGAGGCACCCGACTTCGTCACGGTACGAGGCGACGTTGCGCAGGCCGCGGCCGCGCAACGGATCGTGGACGTGGCGGTCGACCGGTTCGGGCGCGTGGACACCCTGATCAACAACGCCGGGATCCTTCATCAGCCGGCCGTTCACCGACTACACGTACGACGACTACTCGGCGATCACCGCGGTCAACCTGACCGGGTTCTTCCAGGTCACGCAAGCCGTCGTCCGGCAGCCGAGCTCACCCGTTGGGTCGGGTCGGGCAGGTTCGCGATGTCGTCGAGGGGGTGCTCTATCTCGAGCGTGCCCCTTTCGTGACCGGCGCCGTTCTCCACATCGACGGTGGCAAATCCGCAGGCGGCTGACTCCTGCCGGGTCGGAGGCCGCGGACGCGTGCGCGCCTTACGGGGATACGAGGGCGTCGGTCAAAGGCTCGATTCCAGCAAGGTTCTGGGCAACGTCGGGATCGAGCCGATAGCGAGCCGCGAGCGCATCCGGGCTGAGGTACGACACCTTCGTCGCA
This genomic window from Mycobacteriales bacterium contains:
- a CDS encoding SDR family NAD(P)-dependent oxidoreductase, which produces MTRCDVWRRGTGGGFRGARYSVVGSSRSIEASEAPDFVTVRGDVAQAAAAQRIVDVAVDRFGRVDTLINNAGILHQPAVHRLHVRRLLGDHRGQPDRVLPGHASRRPAAELTRWVGSGRFAMSSRGCSISSVPLS